In Oncorhynchus kisutch isolate 150728-3 linkage group LG5, Okis_V2, whole genome shotgun sequence, a genomic segment contains:
- the LOC109890298 gene encoding transcription factor 15-like: MAYTMLRPVATYPFSSYPPDFNMMSDDEGNRSESDGSSDQSYGCCASSEKTCRQISRVVGVGGVVVVKQRNTANARERDRTQSVNTAFTALRTLIPTEPVDRKLSKIETLRLASSYISHLANILVLGDGCEDGQPCLSAVYRVQGDGEGKQPRTICTFCLSNQRKGGKDGRGCLKMHATRALRMSRR, encoded by the exons ATGGCCTATACCATGCTTCGGCCGGTGGCAACTTACCCCTTCTCCTCATATCCTCCTGACTTCAACATGATGTCGGACGACGAGGGGAACCGCAGCGAGAGCGACGGCAGCTCGGACCAGAGCTATGGATGCTGTGCCTCTTCAGAGAAAACTTGTCGGCAGATTTCCCGCGTGGTGGGAGTCGGTGGGGTTGTTGTGGTCAAACAGCGCAACACAGCCAACGCCAGGGAGCGAGACCGGACCCAAAGCGTCAACACCGCCTTCACCGCGCTCCGGACACTCATACCCACGGAGCCGGTGGACAGAAAGCTCTCCAAAATTGAAACGCTCCGGTTGGCGTCCAGCTACATCTCGCACTTGGCCAACATTCTTGTCCTTGGGGACGGGTGCGAGGATGGGCAGCCGTGCTTGAGTGCAGTGTATCGCGTGCAAGGAGATGGCGAGGGGAAGCAACCCAGAACAATCTGCACCTTTTGCTTGAGCAACCAGCGGAAAGGG GGGAAAGATGGTCGGGGTTGTCTGAAAATGCATGCAACCCGTGCACTACGAATGAGCCGAAGATAG